Proteins from a genomic interval of Nostoc sp. GT001:
- a CDS encoding cation diffusion facilitator family transporter, giving the protein MNFTNQKLGHYHYPYTKAVESTQNLELLWVILGLRSSLFLIELGVGLWDSSLSLLAGSGHLFSDVVTLGLTVLVVWLTERQSSGETNFKYQQIEAWVGLLNGVSLVTLAGFIALEAVERLQNPQPVSGLPMLAVATLSIVINGLTIQPLHKHSHHNLNLRGVFLHGIADAGSSIGVILAAGCVYFFNWLWADAVASLLVALFLSISAISLIKDSLRQFQLTCKL; this is encoded by the coding sequence ATGAATTTCACTAACCAAAAATTGGGACATTACCACTATCCCTACACTAAAGCTGTAGAGAGTACACAAAACTTAGAGTTACTTTGGGTTATTTTAGGGCTGCGAAGTAGCCTATTCCTAATAGAATTAGGAGTTGGACTTTGGGATAGTAGTTTGTCACTTTTAGCAGGTTCGGGACACCTATTTTCTGATGTAGTGACTTTGGGATTGACAGTGTTAGTAGTCTGGTTAACAGAGCGTCAATCTTCGGGTGAAACGAATTTTAAGTACCAGCAAATAGAAGCTTGGGTAGGATTACTAAATGGGGTGAGTTTAGTAACTTTAGCTGGTTTCATTGCTTTAGAAGCTGTGGAACGTCTTCAAAATCCTCAACCTGTATCAGGCTTACCCATGCTGGCTGTAGCTACCTTGAGCATAGTAATTAACGGCTTAACTATCCAACCATTGCACAAACATAGTCATCATAATTTGAATCTGCGGGGAGTTTTCTTACATGGGATTGCTGATGCTGGCAGTTCTATCGGTGTAATTTTGGCTGCTGGTTGTGTTTATTTTTTTAATTGGCTATGGGCAGATGCAGTAGCTAGTTTACTGGTTGCCTTGTTTTTGAGCATCAGTGCTATTTCTCTAATTAAAGATAGTCTGAGGCAGTTTCAACTTACTTGCAAGCTATGA
- a CDS encoding DUF190 domain-containing protein: MTTWKQLTIYVSELDCWEHQPLHQVLLGMARRQGLTGVTVVRAISGYGKHGVFRTQNELDPSTESSALPLLVTVIDSETAITEFFSLVKHLLKDKFVTCQTIEVFSTGA; this comes from the coding sequence ATGACAACATGGAAACAATTAACAATTTATGTTAGCGAGTTGGATTGTTGGGAACATCAACCCCTTCATCAAGTTCTGCTCGGAATGGCTCGCAGACAAGGATTAACAGGGGTAACGGTAGTGCGGGCAATTTCTGGATATGGCAAACATGGCGTTTTTCGTACTCAAAATGAGCTAGACCCTTCTACTGAGTCCTCTGCACTACCGCTTCTCGTTACGGTTATTGATAGTGAAACTGCAATAACCGAATTTTTTTCCTTAGTCAAACATCTGCTTAAAGACAAGTTTGTTACTTGTCAAACCATAGAAGTTTTCTCTACTGGAGCGTGA
- a CDS encoding IS5 family transposase codes for MYRKEESTPIPPENFELPFEGKLSSDNRWVLMANFIPWTEFESEYSSGFSAEMGAPAKSFRMALGALIIKEKLGISDRETVEQIKENPYLQYFIGISSYSNETPFDASMLVHFRERISADFVNKVNQKMVKKMLETTSSIDNEKKTEESEKEVTSPKNLGKLILDATCAPGDISYPTDLGLLNQARRQTEKIIDFLYEQVLGQLDKKPRTYRQVARKDYLEVAKKRRVSQKDRRKAIRKQLQYIKRNLFHIDQLISSGATLENLINRQYKMLLVVGEVYRQMLWLYENKKQSIDDRIVSLTQPHIRPIVRGKAGKSVEFGAKLSASCFDGFIFLDHISWDNFNESGDLKAQVESFKNYTGYYPESVHVDKIYRTRENRAWCKERGIRISGNPLGRPPANVSKEKKKQALEDERIRNSIEGKFGQAKRRFSLGRVMAKLSHTSKTAIAITFLVMNLSTQLSRFKSTFLCLFLKITPFFPSNIIENYGLANQKQQKLIFRACLNN; via the coding sequence ATGTACCGAAAAGAAGAATCAACTCCAATTCCACCAGAAAATTTTGAACTTCCATTTGAGGGAAAGTTATCATCAGATAATCGTTGGGTACTTATGGCAAATTTCATACCCTGGACAGAATTTGAGTCGGAATATTCTTCCGGGTTCTCCGCAGAGATGGGGGCACCAGCAAAGTCATTTCGGATGGCGTTAGGTGCATTAATAATAAAAGAGAAACTAGGCATAAGTGACAGAGAAACAGTAGAGCAAATCAAAGAGAACCCTTATCTACAGTATTTTATAGGCATATCATCTTATAGTAATGAAACTCCATTTGACGCATCAATGTTAGTACACTTTCGTGAAAGAATTAGTGCTGATTTTGTTAACAAAGTTAATCAAAAAATGGTGAAGAAGATGCTTGAGACAACATCTTCGATTGACAATGAAAAAAAAACAGAAGAATCAGAAAAAGAAGTAACTAGTCCAAAAAATCTGGGGAAATTAATATTAGATGCCACTTGTGCGCCAGGTGATATTAGCTATCCAACAGATTTAGGGCTACTAAATCAAGCCAGAAGGCAGACAGAAAAAATTATAGACTTTCTTTATGAACAGGTACTGGGTCAATTAGATAAAAAACCTAGAACATATCGGCAGGTAGCAAGAAAAGATTATCTAGAAGTAGCTAAAAAACGTCGTGTTTCCCAAAAAGACCGGAGAAAAGCTATAAGAAAACAGCTTCAATATATTAAAAGAAACTTATTTCATATTGACCAGCTAATCAGTTCAGGAGCAACTCTAGAAAATTTAATAAACAGACAATATAAGATGTTACTTGTAGTCGGAGAAGTCTATCGTCAAATGCTCTGGTTATATGAAAATAAAAAACAAAGTATTGATGATCGTATCGTCAGTTTAACTCAACCACATATCCGTCCCATTGTCCGAGGAAAAGCTGGTAAATCCGTGGAATTTGGAGCAAAATTGTCGGCTAGCTGCTTTGATGGGTTTATATTTTTAGACCATATTAGTTGGGATAATTTTAATGAATCAGGAGACTTAAAAGCACAAGTAGAATCATTTAAAAACTACACTGGCTATTATCCAGAATCCGTTCATGTTGATAAAATTTACCGGACACGAGAGAATCGAGCTTGGTGTAAAGAACGAGGTATTAGAATTAGTGGAAACCCTTTAGGCAGACCTCCAGCCAATGTAAGTAAGGAAAAAAAGAAGCAAGCTTTAGAAGATGAAAGAATTCGTAATTCTATTGAGGGAAAGTTTGGACAAGCTAAAAGAAGATTTAGCCTGGGTAGAGTGATGGCGAAACTGTCTCATACTTCTAAAACTGCAATTGCTATTACTTTTTTAGTAATGAATCTTTCTACTCAACTGTCACGCTTTAAGAGTACTTTTTTATGTCTATTTTTGAAAATAACACCTTTTTTTCCCTCTAATATTATTGAAAATTATGGTTTAGCCAATCAAAAACAACAAAAACTTATATTTAGGGCTTGCTTGAATAACTGA
- a CDS encoding metalloregulator ArsR/SmtB family transcription factor, with protein MNKRQSEEELVLLQNAGVPKCDTHLVHLDNVRSIQTQILSIDKAKQMAEVFGILGDPNRLRLISALASQELCVCDLAALMKMTESAVSHQLRLLKAMRLVSYRREGKNVYYSLADNHIINLYSSLAEHLDE; from the coding sequence ATGAACAAGCGCCAAAGCGAAGAAGAGTTGGTATTGCTTCAAAATGCAGGCGTACCAAAGTGTGATACCCATTTGGTGCATCTGGATAATGTGCGGTCAATTCAAACACAAATCTTGTCTATAGACAAGGCAAAACAAATGGCAGAAGTCTTTGGAATACTTGGAGATCCGAATCGTCTGCGGCTGATATCAGCTTTGGCCTCCCAAGAATTATGTGTTTGTGATTTAGCTGCATTGATGAAAATGACGGAATCAGCTGTTTCTCATCAATTGCGATTATTAAAAGCGATGCGTTTAGTCAGTTATCGTCGAGAAGGTAAAAATGTTTATTACAGCTTGGCTGACAATCACATCATCAATTTATATTCCTCTTTGGCAGAACATTTAGATGAGTGA
- a CDS encoding tetratricopeptide repeat protein, producing the protein MNHIRKAVAILGITSSVLSGIPVAVHAAQEAPTRIQQMNFQEYHNQGVQKLEQGNFNGAIEDFSRVVQLNPRYYEGFCLRGLAKSQLRDFKAAVSDFDQALRLNPNHTDAYNGRGTAHAELGSIEAAITDFNQVLRIDPKSVDGYYNRGFLNYRQGNHKLAIADFTQALQINPNLADAYGNRGLSEYALGDRKSAITDLQLAASLFQRQGDTLRYKQTQALLQQIQP; encoded by the coding sequence ATGAACCATATTCGCAAAGCTGTTGCCATTCTGGGAATAACGAGTAGCGTACTGAGTGGAATACCTGTTGCTGTCCATGCTGCACAGGAAGCACCAACGCGCATCCAACAGATGAATTTTCAGGAATACCATAACCAGGGAGTGCAAAAGCTTGAACAAGGCAACTTCAACGGCGCAATAGAAGATTTTAGTCGGGTAGTACAGTTAAATCCCCGATACTACGAAGGTTTTTGCCTCAGAGGTTTAGCAAAGTCTCAATTAAGAGATTTTAAAGCAGCCGTTAGCGACTTCGATCAAGCACTGCGACTAAACCCCAACCATACAGATGCTTACAACGGTCGAGGAACTGCTCATGCGGAACTAGGAAGTATTGAAGCGGCCATTACCGACTTTAACCAAGTACTAAGAATTGATCCGAAGTCTGTAGATGGTTACTACAATAGGGGCTTTTTGAATTATAGACAGGGAAATCACAAGCTGGCGATCGCAGATTTTACCCAAGCACTACAAATCAACCCTAACTTAGCTGATGCCTACGGCAATCGAGGACTTTCTGAATATGCTTTAGGCGATCGCAAAAGTGCTATTACTGATTTACAGCTTGCTGCAAGTCTGTTTCAACGGCAAGGAGATACTCTTCGGTATAAGCAAACACAAGCTCTCCTTCAGCAGATTCAGCCCTAA
- a CDS encoding heavy metal translocating P-type ATPase translates to MTQTPSLKSQTLQIGGMDCGSCAKTIEVGLQQLNGVTEVKVNFTTGKARISYNPEVLSEKTIYDQIRSLGYAVEQSHDHNVDVTPVKMLQLQIGGMDCGSCAKTIEAGVQKIIGVKQASVSFASERLQVSYDPQLVNETAIYDRIKSLGYTVEEGVEASSHHHTDSCDGETPAVSDREYEHQHEKPINKPKQKSDLASWRFWIENRRGQSVILAGIGLVLGLISQNLALPIWVARAFYGIGIVITGYPIARAGLFELRLRRADMNLLMTISVIGAVILGDWFEGALVVFLFTFGTTLQVFTFGRTRNAIRSLMDLTPPTATVKRNGQEVTVSVESIQLGETLTIRPGGRVALDGVVVSGASAIDQSPITGESIPEDKAPGDNVFAGTLNQTGFLEVKVTHTASDTTVAKIINLVEQAQESRAPSQQWVDKFAEVYTPIVILAAIAIALIPPLAFAQSFNVWLYRALVMLVIACPCALVISTPVSIVSAIGAATRKGVLFKGGNALETAGRLTTFAFDKTGTITQGLPVVQKVYDLGKVSANMVLLIAASVEQQSEHPLSKAIVAKAHDQGMELETPINFTALPGKGIQANFKEQLYFIGNQRLFLDQGIRLSGEAEYLLASIEQLGQIPVLVGTNEGLLGAIALSDGIRLEATEALRQLKRVGLKRLVMLTGDRTAVAKQIAQQVGITEYRAELLPKDKLEEIQLLRQTGVVGMVGDGINDAPALAAADISFAVGGIDIALETADVVIVGSDLRRLAYAVELSRRTVSVIKQNVVFSLVTKGLFLLLGTFGFVGLAVAVLADTGTSLLVTANGMRLFRTKAVKD, encoded by the coding sequence ATGACTCAAACTCCTTCTCTCAAAAGCCAAACTTTGCAAATTGGTGGTATGGACTGCGGAAGCTGCGCCAAGACGATTGAAGTCGGTTTGCAGCAGTTAAATGGTGTTACAGAAGTAAAAGTAAACTTTACGACAGGCAAAGCCAGGATTTCCTATAACCCAGAAGTCTTGAGTGAAAAGACTATCTATGACCAAATTAGAAGTTTGGGTTATGCGGTTGAACAGAGTCATGACCATAACGTCGATGTAACTCCTGTGAAAATGCTACAACTACAAATCGGCGGGATGGATTGTGGCAGCTGTGCCAAGACGATTGAGGCTGGGGTGCAGAAGATAATAGGCGTAAAACAAGCATCGGTCAGCTTTGCCAGCGAACGATTGCAAGTATCCTATGACCCGCAACTGGTAAATGAGACGGCAATTTATGATCGGATTAAAAGTTTGGGTTATACAGTTGAGGAGGGTGTTGAGGCAAGTTCCCATCATCATACTGATTCTTGCGATGGCGAAACGCCCGCCGTAAGCGATCGTGAGTACGAACACCAACACGAAAAGCCAATAAACAAGCCAAAACAAAAGTCAGACCTGGCAAGCTGGAGATTCTGGATTGAAAATCGCCGGGGGCAGAGTGTCATACTTGCAGGTATAGGCTTAGTTTTGGGCTTAATTTCTCAAAATCTAGCGCTACCTATTTGGGTAGCACGGGCTTTCTATGGCATCGGCATAGTAATTACTGGCTATCCGATCGCACGGGCTGGTTTATTTGAATTGCGCTTGCGCCGCGCCGATATGAATCTGCTGATGACGATTTCGGTGATTGGGGCTGTAATTTTAGGGGACTGGTTTGAAGGGGCGCTAGTCGTCTTTTTGTTCACTTTTGGTACAACACTGCAAGTTTTCACCTTTGGTCGCACTCGCAATGCCATTCGCTCCCTGATGGATTTGACTCCGCCCACTGCTACCGTCAAGCGGAATGGTCAGGAGGTGACAGTTTCCGTCGAAAGTATTCAGCTAGGTGAAACTTTGACAATTCGACCAGGAGGGCGTGTGGCGTTGGATGGTGTAGTTGTTTCTGGCGCAAGCGCCATCGATCAGTCTCCAATTACAGGAGAATCAATTCCAGAAGATAAAGCTCCAGGTGATAATGTCTTTGCTGGGACACTGAATCAGACAGGCTTTTTAGAAGTCAAAGTTACTCACACTGCTAGCGATACAACTGTTGCCAAAATTATTAATCTTGTGGAACAAGCTCAAGAAAGCCGCGCACCCTCGCAGCAGTGGGTGGATAAGTTTGCAGAGGTTTACACACCGATAGTCATTTTAGCAGCGATCGCCATTGCTTTAATACCACCGTTGGCATTTGCTCAATCGTTCAACGTCTGGCTTTACCGGGCATTGGTGATGTTAGTAATAGCCTGCCCCTGTGCTTTAGTAATTTCTACTCCTGTCTCGATTGTTAGCGCCATTGGTGCAGCAACTCGTAAGGGCGTTTTGTTCAAAGGGGGTAATGCGCTGGAAACGGCTGGACGTTTGACTACTTTTGCTTTTGATAAAACTGGTACGATTACGCAAGGACTACCCGTTGTACAGAAGGTTTATGACCTTGGCAAGGTAAGCGCAAACATGGTATTACTGATTGCAGCTTCAGTTGAGCAACAGTCTGAGCATCCCCTCTCCAAGGCAATTGTAGCCAAGGCTCACGATCAAGGGATGGAGTTAGAAACACCTATTAACTTTACTGCACTACCTGGGAAAGGGATTCAGGCGAACTTTAAGGAGCAGTTATACTTCATAGGCAATCAACGGTTGTTTTTAGACCAAGGTATTCGCTTATCTGGTGAAGCTGAATATTTGTTAGCTTCTATTGAACAACTCGGTCAAATTCCGGTGCTGGTAGGAACAAATGAAGGGTTATTAGGAGCGATCGCACTTTCTGATGGTATTCGCTTGGAAGCGACGGAAGCCCTGCGACAGTTGAAGCGGGTTGGATTAAAGCGATTAGTAATGCTAACGGGCGATCGTACTGCCGTTGCTAAACAGATTGCCCAGCAAGTTGGAATTACAGAGTACCGGGCAGAACTGCTACCAAAAGATAAACTTGAAGAAATTCAACTTCTGCGTCAAACAGGAGTAGTAGGTATGGTTGGAGATGGTATTAACGATGCTCCTGCGCTTGCTGCTGCGGATATTAGTTTTGCAGTTGGTGGAATAGATATTGCTCTGGAGACAGCAGATGTCGTGATCGTAGGAAGTGACCTGAGACGACTTGCTTATGCAGTAGAACTAAGCCGTCGCACTGTATCTGTAATTAAACAGAATGTTGTCTTTTCTTTAGTAACAAAAGGTTTATTTCTGCTATTAGGAACCTTTGGGTTTGTTGGGTTAGCTGTAGCTGTTTTAGCAGATACAGGGACTTCCTTATTAGTTACTGCAAATGGAATGCGGCTATTTAGAACCAAGGCTGTCAAGGATTAA
- a CDS encoding Nramp family divalent metal transporter, producing MTRPEKRPSLPEVHRSIKIPNSKSFWPKMLAYAGPGYLVSVGYMDPGNWATDIAGGSKFGYTLLTVILLSNLMAILLQSLCVRLGVATGRDLAQACRDYFNPRVSFCLWVLCEIAIAACDLAELLGSAIALQLLFGIPLLWGVCITALDVLVLLFLQSKGFRYTEALVIMLVATVGICFTAEILFSRPDMGGILLGYLPKKEILQNPEMLYIAIGILGATVMPHNLYLHSSIVQTRDWQPNTEKKWEAIKFGTIDSTFALSLALFINSAILIVSAATFHFSGNQNVAEIQEAYKLLSPLLGVSAASAIFGIALLASGQSSTLTATLAGQIVMEGFLQFRLPSWLRRLVTRLLAIIPALITIRGLQENKIPVILEE from the coding sequence ATGACTCGCCCCGAAAAGCGCCCCAGTCTCCCTGAAGTTCACCGCAGTATTAAAATTCCCAACAGTAAGAGCTTTTGGCCCAAGATGTTGGCTTATGCAGGGCCAGGGTATCTGGTTTCAGTCGGATATATGGACCCTGGCAACTGGGCAACAGATATCGCTGGGGGGTCTAAGTTTGGCTATACCCTGTTGACAGTAATTCTGCTGTCGAACCTGATGGCAATATTACTGCAATCGCTATGTGTGCGTTTAGGTGTTGCCACAGGACGAGATTTGGCACAGGCTTGTCGAGACTATTTCAATCCAAGGGTGAGCTTTTGTTTGTGGGTACTGTGTGAGATTGCGATCGCAGCTTGTGACTTGGCAGAATTACTGGGAAGTGCGATCGCCCTGCAACTTTTATTCGGTATTCCCTTGCTATGGGGTGTGTGCATCACTGCGCTGGATGTCTTGGTATTGCTATTCCTGCAAAGTAAAGGCTTTCGCTATACAGAAGCTTTGGTAATAATGCTGGTAGCAACCGTAGGCATCTGTTTTACAGCGGAAATTCTCTTCTCCCGACCTGATATGGGCGGAATTTTGTTAGGATATCTGCCTAAAAAAGAAATTTTACAAAACCCAGAAATGCTCTACATTGCCATTGGCATTTTAGGCGCAACAGTAATGCCTCACAACTTATATTTACACTCCTCTATTGTGCAAACTCGTGATTGGCAACCTAATACTGAAAAAAAATGGGAAGCGATTAAGTTTGGTACAATTGATTCAACTTTTGCTCTATCGTTGGCACTATTTATCAACTCAGCCATTTTAATTGTGTCTGCCGCCACATTTCATTTTTCTGGGAATCAAAATGTAGCAGAAATTCAAGAAGCTTACAAACTGCTTTCACCATTATTAGGCGTTAGTGCTGCTAGCGCCATCTTTGGGATTGCCTTACTTGCTTCTGGGCAAAGTTCGACACTAACTGCAACCCTGGCTGGGCAGATTGTCATGGAAGGCTTTTTACAATTTCGCCTTCCATCCTGGTTACGGCGTTTAGTTACCCGTCTGCTTGCTATCATTCCAGCGTTGATTACAATTAGGGGCTTGCAAGAAAATAAAATACCAGTCATTCTAGAAGAATAG
- a CDS encoding HupE/UreJ family protein: MLKIQLVANYKQKSSTVTSTKFYLGIAFLTCIGLLSAAHPALAHHAIGGKTPSNFFEGFLSGLAHPVIGLDHFAFVVAIGLLSARQQNGLLIPVAFVLTAMAGTGIHILKFDLPLSEIVIASSVIAFGAMLLLSKKPNWFVLALLGAVAGLFHGYAYGESIVGAQMTPLVAYLAGFTLIQYGIAIGALLIGKVVSEKFANQFLKILQFIGLAICSIGVVFLTTSLVG; this comes from the coding sequence GTGTTAAAAATCCAGCTTGTTGCTAACTACAAACAAAAATCATCAACGGTAACTTCAACAAAGTTTTACTTAGGAATTGCCTTCTTAACTTGCATAGGACTTTTAAGTGCTGCTCATCCAGCTTTAGCACATCATGCCATTGGTGGTAAAACACCGTCTAATTTCTTTGAAGGGTTTTTGTCTGGGTTAGCCCACCCCGTTATTGGTCTTGACCATTTTGCCTTTGTGGTTGCTATTGGTTTACTTAGTGCTAGACAACAAAATGGATTGTTAATTCCAGTAGCTTTCGTTTTGACAGCTATGGCTGGAACTGGAATTCATATACTGAAATTCGATTTACCCTTAAGTGAGATCGTCATCGCTAGTTCGGTGATTGCTTTTGGTGCAATGTTACTGCTATCGAAAAAACCTAATTGGTTTGTGCTAGCTTTGTTAGGAGCAGTTGCTGGTTTATTTCATGGTTATGCTTACGGTGAGTCCATTGTCGGCGCACAAATGACACCGCTAGTAGCTTACCTAGCAGGCTTCACTTTAATACAATATGGGATTGCTATCGGTGCGTTACTAATTGGTAAAGTTGTAAGCGAAAAATTTGCCAATCAATTCTTAAAGATACTGCAATTTATTGGTTTGGCTATTTGTTCAATAGGAGTTGTTTTCTTGACCACTTCTCTCGTTGGTTAA